One part of the Stigmatella aurantiaca genome encodes these proteins:
- a CDS encoding ATP-binding protein — translation MPILPPASSPSAPNTVLEGGGEMGALMRTLDWSQTPVGPVETWPQSLRTVISIVLASRHAMIAFWGPELVQFYNDSYRPMLGAAKHPRAMGQSAQECWAEAWEVLEPSFSAVTKRGESTFIEDGLVCMDRNGYLEEAYFTYAYSPIKDESGGINGLFNACSESTERVLSARRFKTLHALSGGQQMPHNAEEACQQAARVLDANRHDVPFALIYLADPEHSTLRLTGTVGLEPGSAAAPPTLDLDAPAEVYPWAGVVRTGTPVFLKALPAALPPFPGGPWPEPATSAMALPLVRPGHDAPTGVLVVGISPRRALDAQYQGFLELLARHVSNAVANARAHEEEKRRLEALAGLNRAKTDFFANVSHEFRTPLTLMLGPLEDSLADTAQPLPPRQRERQETIHRSSLRLLKLVNTLLDFARVEAGRARAIFRPVDLSALTAELASAFRSLIESAGMRLVVDCPPLPEPVYVDAEAWEKVVLNLLSNAFKFTFDGEIRVSLRLQGKHVQVQVADTGAGIPSQALPHLFERFHRVQGAKGRSYEGSGIGLALVKELIQQHGGTVEVQSAVDQGTTFTIALPLGSAHLPSEYLQAAAPPPDVRQRARFFLEEASQWLQGEGAPEPLPTPEPGAPEETPRSSARILLVEDNADMRAYIQKLLGARWTVEAVADGMDALRAAREQTPDLILSDVMMPGLGGFGLLKELRADPRTAAVPVILLSARAGEEASIEGLQAGADDYLVKPFSARELVSRVAARLEISQAHRALRMAQVRLHTQLMQAPVAVSIVSGPELRFELANTRYLALLGRQDVLGKPFQEVFPELPGDAPVFQMVWNVFRTGQPFTADEYPVHLDPDGTGGKDEYFQFTCQPIRDATGTIEGVMTVAVDVTFQVEARAQLQRLAAQEREARGRAEDADQRKDEFLAMLAHELRNPLAALSTALEMMGRSPGDEVRAARLRDTCNRQVHNLVRLVDDLLDVSRITRGKVELRPAEVDFTTIVQNALGTSRTLIDARGHELSVTFAPGNFHLQADATRLEQVVSNLLNNAAKYTEPGGSIQVRLEREETPTQAWAVLRVRDTGRGIAPEMLSRVFDLFVQVDPSIDRSGGGLGIGLTLVDRLVAMHGGTVSVHSEGLGKGSEFRVRLPLPPRQDAAPRAPPPGARRSPENPSKRRVVVVEDNEDVRDIMKELLEDQGHEVEVATHGLAAVETLLAVLPDVAFVDVGLPGIDGFEVARRVRATPEGASLFLVALTGYGGPEAKAKAQQAGFNLHLVKPINFQDLPRIMESTHKKTPEQS, via the coding sequence ATGCCCATTCTTCCCCCCGCCTCCTCGCCTTCCGCCCCCAACACCGTGTTGGAGGGCGGCGGGGAGATGGGCGCGCTCATGCGCACCCTCGACTGGTCCCAGACGCCCGTGGGCCCGGTGGAGACCTGGCCCCAGAGCCTGCGCACGGTCATCTCCATCGTCCTGGCGAGCCGCCACGCGATGATCGCCTTCTGGGGCCCGGAGCTCGTCCAGTTCTACAACGACAGCTACCGGCCCATGCTCGGCGCCGCCAAACACCCCCGGGCCATGGGCCAGTCCGCCCAGGAGTGCTGGGCCGAGGCGTGGGAGGTGCTGGAGCCCTCCTTCTCGGCCGTCACGAAGCGGGGCGAGTCCACCTTCATCGAGGATGGCCTGGTCTGCATGGACCGCAACGGCTACCTGGAGGAGGCCTACTTCACCTACGCGTACTCGCCCATCAAGGACGAGTCCGGTGGCATCAACGGCCTGTTCAACGCGTGCTCGGAGAGCACCGAGCGGGTGCTGAGCGCGCGGCGCTTCAAGACGCTGCACGCGCTGAGCGGGGGCCAGCAGATGCCCCACAACGCGGAGGAGGCCTGCCAGCAAGCCGCGCGCGTGCTGGACGCCAACCGCCACGACGTGCCCTTCGCGTTGATCTACCTGGCGGACCCGGAGCACTCCACCCTGCGCCTCACCGGCACGGTGGGGCTCGAGCCGGGCAGCGCGGCCGCCCCTCCCACGCTGGACCTGGACGCCCCCGCCGAGGTGTACCCCTGGGCCGGCGTGGTGCGGACGGGCACGCCCGTCTTCCTGAAGGCCCTGCCCGCGGCGCTCCCGCCCTTCCCCGGTGGCCCCTGGCCCGAGCCCGCCACCTCCGCGATGGCGCTGCCCCTGGTGAGGCCGGGCCATGACGCGCCCACGGGTGTGCTCGTGGTGGGCATCAGCCCCCGCCGGGCGCTGGATGCCCAGTACCAGGGCTTCCTGGAGCTGCTGGCGCGGCACGTCTCCAACGCCGTGGCCAACGCCCGGGCGCACGAGGAGGAGAAGCGGCGCCTGGAGGCGCTGGCCGGGCTGAACCGGGCCAAGACGGACTTCTTCGCCAACGTCAGCCACGAGTTCCGCACCCCGCTGACCCTGATGCTGGGCCCGCTGGAGGACAGCCTCGCGGACACCGCGCAGCCGCTGCCCCCGCGCCAGCGCGAGCGCCAGGAGACCATCCACCGCAGCAGCCTGCGCCTGCTGAAGCTCGTCAACACCCTGCTGGACTTCGCCCGGGTGGAGGCGGGGCGCGCCCGGGCCATCTTCCGCCCGGTGGACCTGTCCGCGCTGACGGCGGAGCTCGCCAGCGCCTTCCGCTCGCTCATCGAGAGCGCCGGGATGCGGCTGGTGGTGGACTGCCCGCCCCTGCCCGAGCCCGTCTACGTGGACGCCGAGGCGTGGGAGAAGGTGGTGCTGAACCTGCTGTCCAACGCCTTCAAGTTCACCTTCGACGGGGAGATCCGCGTCTCCCTGCGGCTCCAGGGGAAGCATGTCCAGGTGCAGGTGGCGGACACGGGCGCGGGCATCCCCTCCCAGGCGCTGCCCCACCTGTTCGAGCGCTTCCATCGCGTCCAGGGCGCCAAGGGCCGGAGCTACGAGGGCAGCGGCATCGGGCTCGCCCTGGTGAAGGAGCTCATCCAGCAGCACGGCGGCACGGTGGAGGTCCAGAGCGCCGTGGACCAGGGCACCACCTTCACCATCGCCCTGCCCCTGGGCTCGGCCCACCTGCCCTCCGAGTACCTCCAGGCCGCCGCCCCGCCGCCGGACGTGCGCCAGCGGGCCCGCTTCTTCCTGGAGGAGGCCTCGCAGTGGCTCCAGGGGGAAGGCGCCCCCGAGCCCCTGCCCACGCCGGAGCCCGGCGCCCCGGAGGAGACACCCCGGTCCTCCGCGCGCATCCTCCTCGTCGAGGACAACGCGGACATGCGCGCCTACATCCAGAAGCTGCTCGGCGCCCGGTGGACGGTGGAGGCGGTGGCCGACGGCATGGATGCGCTGCGGGCCGCCCGGGAGCAGACGCCGGACCTCATCCTGAGCGATGTGATGATGCCGGGGCTGGGCGGCTTCGGGCTACTGAAAGAGCTGCGCGCGGACCCTCGCACCGCCGCCGTGCCCGTCATCCTCCTGTCCGCCCGCGCGGGCGAGGAGGCCTCCATCGAGGGGCTGCAAGCGGGCGCCGATGACTACCTGGTGAAGCCCTTCTCGGCGCGGGAGCTGGTGTCGCGCGTCGCGGCCCGCCTGGAGATCTCCCAGGCCCACCGCGCGCTCCGGATGGCGCAGGTCCGGCTGCACACCCAGCTCATGCAGGCGCCCGTGGCGGTGTCCATCGTCTCGGGGCCGGAGCTGCGCTTCGAGCTGGCCAACACGCGCTACCTCGCCCTGCTGGGCCGCCAGGACGTGCTGGGCAAGCCGTTCCAGGAGGTCTTCCCCGAGCTGCCCGGGGACGCCCCCGTCTTCCAGATGGTCTGGAACGTCTTCCGGACGGGCCAGCCCTTCACCGCGGATGAGTATCCCGTCCACCTGGACCCGGACGGCACCGGCGGCAAGGACGAGTACTTCCAGTTCACCTGTCAGCCCATCCGGGACGCCACGGGCACCATCGAGGGCGTCATGACGGTGGCCGTGGACGTGACGTTCCAGGTGGAGGCCCGCGCCCAGCTCCAGCGCCTCGCCGCGCAGGAGCGCGAGGCGCGCGGCCGGGCGGAGGACGCGGACCAGCGCAAGGACGAGTTCCTCGCCATGCTGGCCCACGAGCTGCGCAACCCCCTGGCCGCCCTGAGCACCGCCCTGGAGATGATGGGCCGGAGCCCGGGGGACGAGGTCCGCGCCGCGCGCCTGCGCGACACATGCAACCGCCAGGTCCACAACCTCGTGCGCCTGGTGGACGACTTGCTGGATGTGTCCCGCATCACCCGGGGCAAGGTGGAGCTGCGCCCGGCGGAGGTGGACTTCACCACCATCGTCCAGAACGCGCTGGGCACGAGCCGGACCCTCATCGACGCGCGGGGGCACGAGCTGTCGGTGACGTTCGCCCCCGGCAACTTCCACCTCCAGGCGGATGCCACGCGCCTGGAGCAGGTGGTCTCCAACCTCCTCAACAACGCGGCCAAGTACACCGAGCCCGGGGGCAGCATCCAGGTGCGGCTGGAGCGAGAGGAGACGCCCACCCAGGCATGGGCCGTGCTCCGCGTGCGGGACACGGGCCGGGGCATTGCCCCGGAGATGCTCAGCCGGGTGTTCGATTTGTTCGTCCAGGTGGATCCGTCCATCGACCGCTCGGGCGGGGGGCTCGGCATCGGGCTGACGCTGGTGGACCGGCTGGTGGCCATGCACGGCGGCACCGTCTCCGTGCACAGCGAGGGGCTGGGCAAGGGCAGCGAGTTCAGGGTCCGGCTCCCGCTGCCGCCCCGGCAGGACGCCGCCCCCCGGGCCCCGCCGCCGGGTGCGCGGCGGAGCCCGGAGAACCCCTCGAAGCGCCGGGTGGTGGTGGTGGAGGACAACGAGGACGTCCGGGACATCATGAAGGAGCTGCTGGAGGACCAGGGCCACGAGGTGGAGGTGGCCACCCATGGCTTGGCGGCGGTGGAGACGCTGCTGGCGGTGCTCCCGGACGTGGCCTTCGTGGATGTGGGCCTGCCGGGCATCGACGGCTTCGAGGTGGCCCGGCGGGTGCGGGCCACGCCGGAAGGCGCTTCGCTCTTCCTGGTGGCGCTCACCGGCTATGGTGGCCCGGAGGCCAAGGCAAAGGCCCAGCAGGCCGGCTTCAACCTGCACCTCGTCAAGCCCATCAACTTCCAGGATCTGCCCCGCATCATGGAGTCCACCCACAAGAAAACCCCGGAGCAGTCCTGA
- a CDS encoding type 1 glutamine amidotransferase gives MRAVVFEHDENTGVGRLGPALQQAGFSLVRRFRAVRREDVDAELVVVMGGHMGAYEGDQHPFLHEEVALLAERLANERPCLGICLGAQMLASAAGAEVFLGKNGFEVGAAPVRWTQEGLKDPVIAGVRPRTVVAHWHQDTFKAVPGATLLASTDRYTQQAFRLGTSYGFQFHLELEASVLDGWLNQWPEELQRHGTDVAAVRAQLPKLQAAQPELDELMHRLAHHFAKTVR, from the coding sequence GCTCCAGCAGGCCGGCTTCTCCCTCGTCCGGCGCTTCCGCGCGGTGCGCCGCGAGGACGTGGACGCGGAGCTGGTGGTGGTGATGGGCGGCCACATGGGCGCCTACGAGGGGGACCAGCACCCCTTCCTCCACGAGGAAGTGGCCCTGCTGGCCGAGCGGCTGGCCAACGAGCGCCCCTGCCTGGGCATCTGCCTGGGCGCGCAGATGCTGGCCTCGGCCGCCGGGGCGGAGGTGTTCCTCGGCAAGAACGGCTTCGAGGTGGGCGCCGCCCCCGTCCGGTGGACGCAGGAGGGGCTGAAGGATCCGGTCATCGCCGGGGTCCGCCCCCGCACGGTGGTGGCCCACTGGCACCAGGACACCTTCAAGGCCGTGCCCGGGGCCACGCTCTTGGCCTCCACGGACCGCTACACCCAGCAGGCCTTCCGGCTGGGCACCTCCTATGGCTTCCAGTTCCACCTGGAGCTGGAGGCCTCCGTGCTCGACGGCTGGCTGAACCAGTGGCCCGAGGAGCTGCAGCGCCACGGCACGGACGTGGCAGCCGTCCGCGCCCAGCTCCCCAAGCTCCAGGCGGCCCAGCCGGAGCTCGATGAGCTGATGCACCGGCTGGCCCACCACTTCGCCAAGACCGTCCGCTGA